A genomic region of Acetonema longum DSM 6540 contains the following coding sequences:
- a CDS encoding MetQ/NlpA family ABC transporter substrate-binding protein, whose amino-acid sequence MKRQIVSLLVLLIALTGIITGCGGAKEEKPVAAERKSIKVGVSAGPHAEIMEVVKKIAARDGLDIQIVEFTDYMTPNIALSQGDIDVNSYQHQPWLDNQIKDRKYEFVSIAKTVIFPMGIYSKRVKNATELKEGATIAIPNDPSNSGRALAILEKGGVIKLKPGAGIKATLADIAENPKKIKIRELDAAQIPRSLDDLDAAAINTNYAIVAGLVPTKDAIILEDPDSPYANLLVVRRKDKDQPVFRKLIKAYHTPEVKQWIEEKYKGSFVPTW is encoded by the coding sequence GTGAAAAGACAAATTGTCAGTCTACTCGTTCTGCTCATCGCTCTAACCGGCATCATCACCGGGTGCGGCGGCGCAAAAGAAGAAAAGCCCGTGGCTGCGGAGAGAAAATCCATTAAGGTCGGGGTGTCGGCCGGACCTCACGCGGAAATTATGGAGGTCGTGAAAAAGATTGCGGCAAGAGACGGCCTGGACATCCAGATTGTCGAGTTTACCGATTACATGACGCCAAATATCGCCTTAAGCCAGGGGGATATCGACGTCAACAGCTATCAGCACCAGCCATGGCTGGATAATCAGATTAAGGATCGGAAGTATGAGTTTGTTTCAATCGCCAAAACTGTGATCTTTCCCATGGGGATTTATTCGAAACGGGTAAAAAACGCGACTGAGCTGAAAGAGGGAGCGACGATTGCCATTCCCAACGATCCGAGTAATAGCGGCCGGGCCCTGGCTATCCTGGAAAAAGGCGGAGTGATCAAGTTGAAGCCTGGGGCCGGTATTAAAGCAACTTTGGCAGATATTGCGGAAAATCCTAAAAAAATTAAGATAAGGGAGCTGGATGCGGCGCAAATTCCCCGTTCATTGGATGATCTGGATGCAGCCGCCATTAATACCAACTATGCCATAGTCGCCGGCTTAGTCCCGACCAAGGACGCCATTATTCTGGAAGATCCAGACTCACCCTATGCCAATCTGCTGGTGGTACGTAGGAAAGATAAGGACCAGCCGGTTTTTCGAAAATTGATCAAGGCTTACCACACTCCGGAAGTAAAGCAGTGGA